Proteins encoded by one window of Candidatus Zixiibacteriota bacterium:
- a CDS encoding hydantoinase B/oxoprolinase family protein — MTTTPLFTRPDGAILAAGETYGHHVVCAGFAVRRIIERFGADEIFPDDVFLLNDPYLAAIHNPDVYVIAPIHYEDALVGWSATFVHVSDVGAMTPGGDSPDATEIFQEGFRIPGIKLVERGKLRRDVFEMITRMTRQPDAVALDLKCEIAANNVAKARILAMCRQYGPQLMQRVSAELINHTERVLRRRLSEVPDGEWREKLTIEADGPCRLRLVLRKQGDRLTFDFTGTDPQARKGVNLPFHGTFGFCFGAVLYSIAYDLPKNQGILAPLDIVAPEGTLVNVAYPGPISMSTTSSGFGVGFLASSVLMQMLATSDRWCREIVAPSASHRNCRHSGVNQYGRYMAFINMAHGAMDGNGARIDRDGVDSGGSYMSCPNVEWMELQYPLLYLFRRHAVDSAGAGRFRGGVAVESAHTLHDAPEAKIRGVAYRVAGLENSGHGMFGGYPGAPSVMVLMEKTRIKELLAANRPPIDLRELGGKETMLSYCNFELRDGDVLYMRVAAGGGYGDPLERAPQRVRHDVLNSIVSPAAAREIYGVALFGKDFDVDSEATRELRSRPRRPEAGRGVASRPLRENLEIAEGANGRWIRCTRCQQALCREAEDWRAACKRNVSSPTRAGPLMKVLEGRYVFERLYCPSCGVLLNAEMVEGT, encoded by the coding sequence ATGACTACAACGCCTCTCTTTACCCGGCCGGACGGCGCTATTCTCGCCGCCGGCGAGACCTATGGGCACCATGTTGTCTGCGCCGGGTTCGCTGTGCGGCGGATCATCGAGCGTTTCGGAGCAGACGAAATCTTTCCCGACGACGTTTTTTTGCTGAACGACCCGTATCTTGCCGCCATCCACAACCCCGATGTCTACGTCATCGCGCCGATCCACTACGAGGATGCACTCGTGGGTTGGAGCGCCACCTTTGTGCACGTGAGCGACGTGGGTGCAATGACGCCCGGCGGGGACTCGCCCGACGCAACGGAGATCTTTCAGGAAGGATTCCGCATACCTGGCATCAAGCTCGTGGAACGAGGCAAACTTCGCCGCGACGTCTTCGAGATGATCACGCGCATGACGCGGCAGCCCGATGCGGTGGCCCTCGACCTCAAGTGCGAGATCGCGGCGAACAACGTCGCGAAGGCCCGGATTCTGGCGATGTGCCGCCAGTACGGGCCGCAGCTGATGCAGCGCGTCTCGGCCGAACTGATCAACCACACCGAGCGGGTGTTGCGCAGGCGACTCAGCGAGGTCCCCGACGGCGAATGGCGCGAGAAGCTGACCATCGAGGCGGACGGTCCTTGTCGACTTCGGCTGGTCCTGCGCAAGCAGGGAGACCGCCTCACCTTCGATTTCACCGGCACGGACCCGCAGGCAAGAAAGGGCGTAAATCTGCCCTTCCACGGTACCTTCGGCTTTTGTTTCGGCGCCGTGCTCTATTCGATCGCCTACGATCTCCCAAAGAATCAGGGAATCCTGGCGCCGCTCGACATCGTCGCTCCTGAGGGGACGCTGGTGAACGTCGCCTACCCCGGCCCGATATCCATGAGCACGACCTCCTCCGGCTTCGGTGTGGGCTTTCTCGCAAGCTCCGTGCTCATGCAAATGCTCGCAACGAGCGATCGCTGGTGTCGCGAAATCGTGGCGCCCAGTGCCAGCCACCGCAACTGCCGCCACTCCGGGGTGAACCAGTACGGCCGCTACATGGCGTTCATCAACATGGCGCACGGCGCCATGGACGGCAACGGCGCACGCATAGACCGTGACGGCGTCGACTCGGGCGGCAGTTATATGAGCTGTCCCAACGTTGAATGGATGGAGCTTCAGTACCCCCTGCTTTACCTGTTTCGCCGGCACGCGGTGGACAGCGCGGGAGCCGGGCGGTTCCGGGGTGGCGTCGCCGTCGAATCAGCGCATACTCTGCACGACGCGCCGGAGGCGAAGATCCGGGGAGTCGCGTACAGGGTGGCGGGCCTGGAAAACTCCGGGCATGGCATGTTCGGCGGCTATCCCGGAGCGCCGAGTGTCATGGTTCTGATGGAAAAGACCAGGATCAAAGAGTTGCTGGCCGCGAACCGGCCGCCCATCGATCTCCGCGAGCTCGGGGGTAAAGAAACGATGCTTTCCTACTGCAATTTCGAGCTTCGCGACGGCGACGTGTTGTACATGCGGGTGGCCGCCGGTGGCGGTTACGGAGATCCCCTGGAGCGGGCCCCGCAGCGCGTACGCCACGATGTCTTGAACTCCATCGTTTCTCCCGCGGCGGCGCGGGAGATCTATGGGGTGGCTCTGTTCGGGAAAGACTTCGACGTCGATTCGGAAGCCACCCGAGAGCTACGATCCCGGCCGAGAAGGCCGGAAGCTGGACGAGGCGTCGCGAGCCGTCCGTTACGAGAAAATCTGGAAATCGCCGAAGGCGCAAACGGCCGCTGGATTCGCTGCACCCGTTGCCAGCAAGCGCTTTGCCGGGAGGCGGAGGACTGGCGGGCCGCGTGCAAGAGAAACGTCTCGTCCCCGACCCGAGCCGGGCCGCTGATGAAAGTCCTGGAAGGGCGCTATGTCTTTGAAAGGCTGTACTGTCCGTCTTGCGGTGTCCTGCTCAACGCCGAAATGGTGGAGGGAACATGA
- a CDS encoding tripartite tricarboxylate transporter substrate-binding protein — protein sequence MKVDSLCSVVVVFLASLYVSRAVASNHEYYRGKTVRVIVGLSAGGGFDVYARAVARHMGRYIPGNPSFIVDNMPGAGSMIAANHVYKAAKPDGLTLGHFVGSLFMQQLLGRPGAEFEATKYQFIGAPIPERTACALTRASGIGNLEQWLAAKAPVKLGATGSGPIVDVPKILKVALGLAVQLVLGFKGTSDIRLAAESGELAGACWSWDAIKSTWAKGLESGDVNIVLQALPKPHRDLPKVPLAIDHARNDEARRLIEVGIHDAADVARPFVMPPGTPKDRVQTMRAAFMATLRDPGFLAEAEKSKLDVDPVPGETLEKIVSALYKTSSVMLAKLKEVLN from the coding sequence ATGAAAGTTGATTCGTTGTGCTCTGTCGTCGTCGTTTTCCTTGCCTCTCTGTACGTCTCCCGCGCCGTCGCGAGCAATCATGAGTATTACCGGGGTAAAACCGTGCGCGTCATCGTCGGCCTTTCCGCCGGGGGTGGCTTCGACGTCTACGCCCGCGCCGTCGCTCGCCACATGGGCAGATATATTCCGGGAAACCCCTCTTTCATCGTCGACAACATGCCCGGCGCGGGGAGCATGATCGCCGCCAATCACGTCTACAAGGCAGCCAAGCCGGACGGGTTGACCCTCGGGCATTTCGTCGGCAGTCTGTTCATGCAGCAACTGCTCGGCCGGCCCGGCGCCGAGTTCGAAGCCACCAAATACCAGTTCATCGGCGCTCCGATTCCCGAAAGGACAGCTTGCGCGCTGACCAGGGCCAGCGGAATCGGCAACCTGGAACAGTGGCTGGCGGCGAAAGCCCCGGTTAAACTTGGTGCGACCGGTTCCGGACCGATCGTCGACGTCCCCAAAATACTGAAAGTGGCGCTCGGCCTCGCGGTGCAACTCGTCCTCGGCTTCAAAGGCACATCCGACATTCGCCTCGCGGCGGAGAGCGGTGAGCTCGCCGGCGCCTGCTGGAGCTGGGACGCGATCAAGTCCACATGGGCCAAAGGACTCGAATCGGGCGATGTGAATATCGTCTTGCAGGCTTTGCCGAAACCACACCGTGATCTGCCGAAAGTACCGCTGGCGATCGACCACGCCCGGAACGACGAGGCGCGCAGGCTCATTGAGGTAGGCATTCACGACGCCGCCGATGTCGCCAGACCTTTCGTGATGCCGCCGGGGACCCCAAAAGACCGGGTCCAAACGATGCGCGCCGCTTTCATGGCGACGCTTAGAGACCCCGGGTTTCTCGCGGAAGCTGAGAAATCGAAGCTCGACGTCGACCCGGTCCCGGGCGAGACGCTCGAGAAAATCGTTTCCGCGCTGTACAAGACTTCTTCCGTGATGCTGGCAAAGCTGAAGGAAGTCTTGAACTGA
- a CDS encoding M20/M25/M40 family metallo-hydrolase: protein MTSDKVKEAILERITREECAELTKQLCDIPSPTGSEREIGEFILGWYSRHGIKPIRQEIDPNRVNAVGVVEGRGGGTVLQINGHMDTSYTGTEEDRMFCRELEPESELRGAIRDGKVFGLGASNMKSGLAAFMVAGKALKQSGVELKGDLILAAVAGEISRTPIGPYQSGAYRGEGTGTRHLLTHGIQSDYAICADRSGHSIVWAQNGVAQFRISTFGNPHAAWGMTREQEPPEEHNAVLKMMKVVEAVDRWAADFEKRRVYQSAVGPLLPKVNIGAIQGGAPFRPNYFPGVCSLYVDVRTPPELRPLEVQRELKKALAGAAVDWELEMYASLMGYEAKGVEPIIEAVRRAFVTACGKEPPRPNPFRASIWTDTNVYNEMGIPAIKFGLGGKKYAIRSEQIDIEEIYVGAQVYALAAAEICNWEK, encoded by the coding sequence ATGACAAGCGACAAAGTCAAAGAGGCGATCCTCGAGAGGATCACGCGCGAGGAGTGCGCGGAGCTGACGAAACAGCTCTGCGACATTCCCAGCCCCACCGGCTCGGAGCGAGAGATCGGGGAGTTCATCCTGGGCTGGTACTCGCGCCACGGCATCAAACCGATCCGCCAGGAGATCGACCCCAACCGGGTCAATGCGGTCGGCGTCGTGGAGGGTCGAGGCGGCGGAACGGTGCTCCAGATCAACGGCCACATGGACACCAGCTACACGGGCACGGAAGAGGACCGCATGTTCTGCAGGGAGCTCGAACCCGAGAGCGAGCTCCGCGGGGCGATACGCGACGGCAAGGTGTTCGGCCTCGGCGCGTCGAACATGAAGTCGGGCCTCGCGGCGTTCATGGTAGCGGGCAAGGCGCTCAAGCAAAGCGGCGTCGAGCTGAAGGGCGACCTGATTCTCGCCGCCGTCGCGGGGGAGATCTCGCGGACGCCGATCGGTCCCTATCAGTCCGGGGCGTATCGCGGCGAGGGAACCGGCACCCGCCACCTGCTCACTCACGGCATCCAGTCCGATTACGCGATCTGCGCGGACCGGTCGGGTCACTCGATCGTCTGGGCGCAAAACGGGGTGGCCCAGTTCCGCATCAGCACTTTCGGCAACCCGCATGCGGCGTGGGGCATGACGCGGGAACAGGAGCCGCCGGAAGAACACAACGCCGTGCTCAAGATGATGAAGGTCGTCGAGGCCGTGGATCGCTGGGCCGCCGATTTCGAGAAGCGGCGGGTCTACCAGTCGGCGGTGGGCCCGTTGCTTCCGAAAGTGAACATCGGCGCCATCCAGGGCGGCGCGCCTTTCAGGCCGAACTATTTTCCCGGCGTCTGCTCGCTTTACGTGGACGTGCGCACGCCTCCGGAGCTGCGGCCGCTGGAAGTTCAGCGGGAGCTGAAGAAAGCGCTTGCCGGCGCCGCGGTCGACTGGGAGCTCGAGATGTACGCTTCCCTCATGGGTTACGAGGCGAAAGGGGTCGAGCCGATCATCGAGGCCGTCAGGCGGGCGTTCGTCACGGCCTGCGGCAAGGAACCGCCCAGGCCCAACCCGTTTCGCGCCAGCATCTGGACCGACACCAACGTCTACAATGAAATGGGGATCCCGGCGATCAAGTTCGGCCTGGGCGGAAAAAAATACGCCATTCGCTCGGAGCAAATCGACATCGAGGAGATCTACGTCGGCGCGCAGGTTTACGCGCTTGCGGCCGCGGAAATCTGCAATTGGGAGAAATAG
- a CDS encoding amidase: MKAREIENCDIAAVAPLVRDRELSPLELTRLFLERIERLNPEINAYVTVTAEAALADAQKAEAEIASGRYRGPLHGIPFSIKDNLATRGVRTTAGSRILSDWVPDSDATVVQKLKEAGAVVLGKTNLHEWALGGTTINPFYGTTRNPWSLDRIAGGSSGGSAAAVAAGLCLASVGTDSAQSVRNPAAMCGIVGLKPTYGRISQYGTVPGTGAYSCNHTGILTRTVEDAAIVLEAVAGHDPWDPLSADRPVGRYRDSVGEDVKGLRIGVLRGYFEEVVTTEVREAFGAALGVLKDLGAQSEEVTTPHMDLIPAVKVCTSRVENASAHDRNLRERPRDYSPQTRNAYLAALLIPASAYLMAQRVRRIICDEFRALMKRVDLLALPTVGFAAPTIAECAEGWIDIDGRKVRRQDERGGADSLTAIPFNVTGFPAISVPCGFSRAGTPIGLQIAAAPFQEELIFRAAHAYERAAGWFRHRPAVAF, encoded by the coding sequence ATCGAGCGGCTTAACCCGGAGATCAACGCCTACGTCACCGTGACCGCGGAGGCCGCGCTGGCCGATGCGCAGAAAGCCGAGGCGGAGATCGCTTCAGGCCGCTACCGCGGGCCGCTGCACGGTATCCCGTTTTCGATCAAGGACAATCTCGCGACCAGGGGGGTCCGGACGACGGCGGGTTCCAGGATTCTGAGCGACTGGGTGCCGGATTCGGACGCAACCGTGGTCCAAAAGCTCAAAGAGGCCGGCGCGGTCGTTCTCGGCAAGACCAATTTGCACGAGTGGGCGCTCGGCGGCACGACCATCAACCCGTTCTACGGGACCACGCGCAACCCGTGGAGCCTCGACCGCATCGCCGGCGGCTCGAGCGGCGGCTCGGCGGCGGCGGTGGCCGCCGGTCTCTGCCTGGCTTCGGTCGGCACCGACAGCGCTCAGTCCGTGCGCAATCCGGCGGCGATGTGCGGCATCGTCGGCCTGAAACCGACGTACGGAAGAATCAGCCAGTACGGCACGGTTCCCGGAACCGGCGCCTATTCCTGCAATCACACCGGCATCCTGACACGAACCGTCGAAGATGCGGCGATCGTGCTCGAAGCGGTTGCAGGGCACGATCCGTGGGACCCGCTGAGCGCGGATCGCCCGGTCGGCCGCTATCGGGACAGCGTCGGCGAGGATGTAAAGGGCTTGCGGATCGGCGTCCTCCGGGGATACTTCGAAGAAGTCGTCACGACGGAAGTGCGCGAGGCTTTTGGCGCAGCTCTCGGCGTCTTGAAGGATCTGGGCGCGCAAAGCGAGGAGGTCACGACGCCGCACATGGATCTGATTCCGGCGGTCAAGGTTTGCACGAGCCGCGTCGAGAACGCGTCGGCGCACGATCGCAACCTGCGCGAGCGCCCGCGCGACTACAGCCCGCAGACGCGCAACGCCTACCTCGCGGCCCTGCTGATCCCCGCGTCCGCCTATCTCATGGCGCAGCGGGTCAGAAGGATCATTTGCGATGAATTTCGCGCCCTGATGAAGCGCGTCGACCTTCTGGCGCTTCCGACCGTCGGCTTCGCGGCCCCGACAATCGCGGAGTGCGCGGAAGGCTGGATCGATATCGATGGGAGAAAGGTCCGGCGGCAGGACGAGCGCGGCGGGGCGGACAGCCTGACGGCGATCCCTTTCAACGTGACCGGGTTCCCGGCGATCAGCGTTCCGTGCGGCTTCTCCAGGGCGGGGACGCCCATCGGCCTGCAGATCGCGGCGGCCCCTTTCCAGGAAGAGCTTATTTTCAGGGCGGCTCACGCCTACGAGCGAGCTGCGGGCTGGTTTCGGCACCGGCCGGCGGTCGCATTCTGA